TCACGCCGCCTATGAATTATTGAAAGAACAGTTGGAAGACGTTTTGGACACGTTGACTGACCGCGAGGAAAACGTGTTGCGACTACGTTTCGGTTTGGATGACGGAAGGACAAGAACGTTGGAAGAAGTAGGGAAAGTCTTTGGTGTCACCCGCGAACGGATTCGTCAAATTGAGGCGAAAGCTCTCCGGAAGCTGAGACACCCTTCCCGCAGCAAAAGATTAAAGGACTTCTTAGAATGATTACCCGCATCGGCATGCTTCATGCCGATGCTTTTCACTTTGAAAAGAATAATAATTAGGGGCGACATAGGGATGAATGCTCAGCGAAAGAAGATTATTACGGCTGAAATTAACTATTGGAAACAAAATAAATTGCTACCGGAACATTATTGCGATTTTCTCATAACGCTTTATACACAAGGTGATCATGAACAGGAAATCAGTGCAACCGAAGCAGTCCTCTCAAAAAAGAAAAGGAAGTTGAAAGTGCGCGCCGTCCTCATTCAATCACTATACATACTTATTGCATTCGCGTTGCTCGGTATTTCTCTGAAGTTATGGACGCAATTTTTTGATGGACAGGCGATTCTATTGGTAGGATTCTTAATTGTGAACTGTTTATTATGGCTGTTAGCTGGAAGACTTTTAAAATTGTTTTACTTTACAATATCAGGAGCAGCAGGATTAGTATTAATTGTCATCTTCATCATGAAGACCGTATTCTAGCATGCTTCGAAAGAATGATTGTGGTAATGCCGATATTTTCGGTATAATTAAATTGTAAGCGTTCACAACAAGGGGGTTGAAGAAAATGAATTTTGATTTAACAGATGAGCAACAGATGATCAGGAAGATGATGAGGGAGTTTTCCGATGAAGTTGTTGCACCGGGAGCGATTGAACGGGATCGGACAAAGGAGTTTCCAATCGAGATATTCAAACAGCTTTCTGAAATGGGCATGATGGGGTTGCCTTTCCCTGAGGAGTATGGGGGAGCGGGAGCGGATACGATCAGCTTCGCAATTGTAACTGAAGAGCTGAGCCGTGGCTGTGCTTCCACAGGCATTACATACTCCGCTCATATTTCTCTTGGGGGTGCGCCTCTTTATCTATTCGGAACGGAGGAGCAGAAACGGAAATATTTGACGCCGATATGTACGGGGGAATCATTCGGCGCGTTTGGGCTCACTGAACCGAATGCAGGGTCTGATGCCGGGGGGACGCAGACGACAGCAAGAGAAGAAGGCGATGAATTTGTCATCAATGGCTCAAAAGTATACATTACAAATGCAAGTTATGCTAAACATTTGGCGCTTACAGCAATTACAGGAAACGAAAACGGCAAAAAGGAAATTAGTGCCGTCATCGTGCCGACAGATGCAGAAGGGTTCACGGTTATCGACAACTACGAAAAGATGGGCTTACATGCTTCCAACACTACAGAATTAGTGCTTGACAATGTTAAGGTTCCGAAAGAGAACCTTCTTGGCAAGCGCGGAGACGGTCTTAGACAGTTTCTTGTCACTTTGGACGGCGGAAGGATTGGAATTGGAGCAATGGCTGTAGGGATTGCGCAAGCCGCTTTTGATAGGGCGTTGAAATACTCGAAAGAGAGGAAGCAGTTTGGCAAAACGTTATCTGAATTTCAGGTTACACAATTTAAGTTGGCCGATATGGCAATGAAAATTGAATTAGCTAGAAATATGGTCTACAAGGCGGCATGGTTGAAAGACCAAGGACGCCCCTTCACGAAAGAGGCTGCCATGTGCAAACTGTATGCTTCCGAAATTGCGATGGAAGTCGCGGATGAGGCAATTCAAATTCACGGAGGCTATGGCTATATGAAGGAATATGAAGTTGAACGATATATGAGAGATGCAAAATTGCTCGAAATCGGCGAAGGGACTTCTGAAGTGCAACGCATGGTAATTGCTAGACAAATTGGTTGCTAGTATCAAAAACGAAACTGGGTGCCATAGAAAAGTTTGTCCAAATTGTCACAATCAGCTAAATGTATAGTGATAACTCTTTCAGTTTTCATCAGGATACAGTACAATATGAGATGTGCACTGTATACTTTACAGAATAATTCCTGGTGAAGGAGGGTAATTCGATGAAAAACAATCCTGTAGTGCCTTATATCCTGATTTTTGCGCTAGGATTAGGACTTATTTTCTTCATGTCCTTGTACGGTATCGAGCAGAAAGATGAAATCGCTGCATCGAATGAGGAAGGTAAAACTGAAGAAACAACTGAAGGAGCAGCATCCGAAGATTTTGATCCTGAGGCCTTTGCTCAAGGAAAATGTATCGGCTGTCATGGCGGTGACTTGTCCGGTGGAATGGGACCGAGTCTACATGGTTTGTCAGCATCCAAAGATGAAATCCATGACATCATTAAAAACGGTCAAGGCGGAATGCCTGCATTCGGCGGACAAATCTCCGACGAGCAAATCGACCAATTGTCAGAGTATATCCTATCACTTAAATAAGAACGGGAAGCCATCGGTAGCGTTACCTACACGCACCGGTGGCTTTTTCAATTCTGGAAAAGATGTTGAGAATCCCTTACAATAAGGGTATTGGAAAGGCGGGGATCTATTGAATTCCGAAAAATTATCAAAACGGCTAGCAGCGGTCGCGTCATTTGTAGAACAAGGCGCCACTATCGCTGATATTGGAAGCGACCATGCGTATTTACCTTGCTTTTTAGTGAAGGAAGCTAAAATCTCCAAAGCGATTGCAGGAGAAGTCGTAAAAGGACCGTTTGAGTCGGCAGTAAAAAACGTACAAAAGAAAGGGTTGACGGATGCAATCACCGTCAGACTAGCGAATGGACTGGAAGCTATTCATGAGTGCGATGGAGTAGATACGGTTACGATTGCTGGAATGGGCGGGCCGTTGATCGCATCCATTTTAAGAGATGGGGCTGAAAAGCTGAAAAGTGTCAAACGGATCATCACACAACCGAATATCCATGCAACGTCAATCCGTGAGTGGGCCGTACAAAACGGGTGGAGAATTGTCGACGAACAGATTTTGAAGGAAGATAATAAAATCTATGAAATCATCGTCCTTGAAAAGGGAGATGTGGAGTACGGCGAGTTGGAAATGCTTGTTGGTCCTTATTTGCTCAAACAAAAATCGGATGTTTTCTTTGAAAAATGGAAGCGGGAACTAGATGAATGGGAACGGGTACTGTCATCATTAGAGAATGCCGGAAACACGCTTGAAATCAATGAGAAAAAGGAACAATTACGGAAGAAAATCGAGTTGATAGGAGGGGCTTTGATACATTGAGAAAAGTGAATGGGCACGAAATCATAACCCTTTTTGAACAGTGGTCCCCAAAACGGTTTGCAGAAGATTGGGATCCGGTCGGTTTGCATATTGGTCAGTTGAATCGTCCAGTCGAAAAGGTCATTATCACATTGGATGTTAACGAAGCGGTCGTAGATGAGGCGATAGAAAATGGAGCAAATTTGATTATTGCACATCATCCTCCTATTTTTCGTCCAATGAAACATATTTGGACCGACACACCTCAGGGAAGGCTCATTGAAAAATGCATCAAACATGACATTTCCGTCTATGCCGCACATACAAATCTGGACGTTGCTCCCGGCGGGGTGAATGATCTGCTCGCCTCCCGTCTTGGTCTCAAGGACATCGATGTGTTGGAGCCGACAATCTCCGATCCACTCTATAAATTGGCGGTGTTTTGCCCGGTGAAGCAGGCAGATGAATTACGGGAAGTGTTGGCGCGCTCAGGAGCGGGGGCAATCGGGGATTATGCCGGATGCAGCTTCACTTCTTCGGGTATCGGTCGATTCACGCCTGCTGCTGGCGCCGATCCGTTTATCGGGGAAGTCGGGAAAATGGAAAAGGTTACAGAAGAACGCATTGAAGTCGTGCTTCCTGGTCCACTTAGAACTAAAGTTCTGAAAGCGATGCTGGCAGCTCATCCATATGAAGAGCCTGCTTATGACTTTTTTGTTCTAGATCAACGGACCAAGGAGTTCGGTCTCGGCAGGGTCGGTAAATTAAGTGAGCCTATGGAACTTCATGAGTTCGCCAAGTTTGTCAAAAAGGCTTTGGACGTTCCGGCTGTCAGGATCGTCGGCGACTCTTCAAAGCGCATCCGTAAAATTGCCGTGCTCGGAGGCAGCGGCAGTAAATATATAAGAGCCGCAAAACGAAAGGGAGCAGACGTATTCGTCACTGGAGATATGGACTTTCACAGTGCCCAGGAGGCAGAACTGATGGATCTCGCCATCGTGGATCCAGGCCATCATGTGGAGAAAGTGATGATTGAAGGAGTTGCCCGGTATATGGAACAGGCATGCAGGGAAAAAGGGTACGATGTTTCATTCATCG
The genomic region above belongs to Sporosarcina sp. Marseille-Q4943 and contains:
- a CDS encoding acyl-CoA dehydrogenase, whose protein sequence is MNFDLTDEQQMIRKMMREFSDEVVAPGAIERDRTKEFPIEIFKQLSEMGMMGLPFPEEYGGAGADTISFAIVTEELSRGCASTGITYSAHISLGGAPLYLFGTEEQKRKYLTPICTGESFGAFGLTEPNAGSDAGGTQTTAREEGDEFVINGSKVYITNASYAKHLALTAITGNENGKKEISAVIVPTDAEGFTVIDNYEKMGLHASNTTELVLDNVKVPKENLLGKRGDGLRQFLVTLDGGRIGIGAMAVGIAQAAFDRALKYSKERKQFGKTLSEFQVTQFKLADMAMKIELARNMVYKAAWLKDQGRPFTKEAAMCKLYASEIAMEVADEAIQIHGGYGYMKEYEVERYMRDAKLLEIGEGTSEVQRMVIARQIGC
- the cccA gene encoding cytochrome c550; translation: MKNNPVVPYILIFALGLGLIFFMSLYGIEQKDEIAASNEEGKTEETTEGAASEDFDPEAFAQGKCIGCHGGDLSGGMGPSLHGLSASKDEIHDIIKNGQGGMPAFGGQISDEQIDQLSEYILSLK
- a CDS encoding tRNA (adenine(22)-N(1))-methyltransferase TrmK; the protein is MNSEKLSKRLAAVASFVEQGATIADIGSDHAYLPCFLVKEAKISKAIAGEVVKGPFESAVKNVQKKGLTDAITVRLANGLEAIHECDGVDTVTIAGMGGPLIASILRDGAEKLKSVKRIITQPNIHATSIREWAVQNGWRIVDEQILKEDNKIYEIIVLEKGDVEYGELEMLVGPYLLKQKSDVFFEKWKRELDEWERVLSSLENAGNTLEINEKKEQLRKKIELIGGALIH
- a CDS encoding Nif3-like dinuclear metal center hexameric protein, with amino-acid sequence MRKVNGHEIITLFEQWSPKRFAEDWDPVGLHIGQLNRPVEKVIITLDVNEAVVDEAIENGANLIIAHHPPIFRPMKHIWTDTPQGRLIEKCIKHDISVYAAHTNLDVAPGGVNDLLASRLGLKDIDVLEPTISDPLYKLAVFCPVKQADELREVLARSGAGAIGDYAGCSFTSSGIGRFTPAAGADPFIGEVGKMEKVTEERIEVVLPGPLRTKVLKAMLAAHPYEEPAYDFFVLDQRTKEFGLGRVGKLSEPMELHEFAKFVKKALDVPAVRIVGDSSKRIRKIAVLGGSGSKYIRAAKRKGADVFVTGDMDFHSAQEAELMDLAIVDPGHHVEKVMIEGVARYMEQACREKGYDVSFIESEIDTEPFRFI